The following proteins come from a genomic window of Streptomyces sp. Sge12:
- a CDS encoding multidrug effflux MFS transporter has product MSNDAAGRQTRFIVLLAALVALGPLSIDGYLPGLPDLAGDLRAGAAATQLTITACLAGLAIGQLIAGPLSDTYGRRRPLLAGLALYTIASALCAVAPDVRTLVGLRLVQGIGGAFGIVIANAMVRDRTSGTRTARLFSALTLITGLAPVFAPVLGGQLLRVTAWPGIFVALAVLGAVMLAASAAGLPETRSSAPRQPLPAVVGQLLGDRVFTGYVLANGLVFAAMFAYISGSPFVLQEIHGLSPQQYSAVFAVNAAGLIAAAQISGRLVARAGARVLLLAGLLGATAGGTTVLGAVLTRAPLPALLIGLFVLVSSVGLVMPNAAAQALADHGGHAGSAAALLGFSQFMIGGALAPLAGAGGATDALPMGIIVAVLPALALLTLGVLTRPMPGERTRRPARQGPAGHRRPRRHIDRRRVKVHQQLKGRWPNRREPRLPGTPSARPRFDARGTEHHRHSD; this is encoded by the coding sequence ATGAGCAACGACGCCGCCGGCCGGCAAACCCGCTTCATCGTCCTGCTCGCAGCGCTCGTGGCCCTGGGACCACTGTCCATCGACGGCTACCTGCCCGGACTGCCGGACCTCGCCGGCGACCTGCGCGCCGGCGCCGCGGCCACCCAGCTCACCATCACCGCCTGCCTGGCCGGGCTGGCCATCGGGCAGCTGATCGCCGGGCCGCTGAGCGACACCTACGGCCGGCGGCGTCCGTTGCTGGCGGGCCTCGCCCTCTACACGATCGCCAGCGCGCTCTGCGCGGTGGCGCCCGACGTCCGGACCCTCGTCGGCCTACGCCTGGTCCAGGGCATCGGCGGGGCGTTCGGCATCGTCATCGCCAACGCCATGGTCCGCGACCGCACCTCCGGAACCCGCACCGCACGCCTCTTCTCCGCACTGACCTTGATCACCGGCCTGGCGCCGGTGTTCGCGCCGGTCCTCGGCGGCCAGCTGCTGCGCGTCACGGCCTGGCCGGGGATCTTCGTGGCCCTGGCCGTACTCGGCGCGGTGATGCTGGCGGCCTCCGCCGCAGGACTGCCGGAGACCCGGTCCTCCGCGCCACGCCAGCCGCTGCCGGCTGTCGTCGGGCAGCTGCTCGGCGACCGGGTCTTCACCGGGTACGTCCTGGCCAACGGCCTGGTCTTCGCGGCGATGTTCGCCTACATCTCCGGCTCGCCGTTCGTCTTGCAGGAGATCCACGGCCTGTCACCGCAGCAGTACAGCGCCGTGTTCGCCGTCAACGCCGCCGGACTCATTGCGGCCGCCCAGATCAGCGGCCGGCTGGTGGCCCGGGCCGGCGCCCGCGTGCTGCTGCTCGCCGGTCTGCTGGGCGCGACAGCCGGTGGCACCACGGTCTTGGGCGCGGTGCTGACACGGGCACCCCTGCCCGCGCTCCTGATCGGCCTGTTCGTCCTGGTCTCCAGCGTGGGCCTCGTCATGCCGAACGCCGCGGCCCAGGCCCTGGCCGACCACGGCGGACACGCCGGGTCGGCCGCCGCGCTGCTCGGCTTCAGCCAGTTCATGATCGGCGGGGCACTTGCCCCGCTGGCCGGCGCGGGTGGCGCCACCGACGCCTTGCCGATGGGAATCATCGTCGCCGTACTGCCGGCGCTCGCTCTGCTCACACTCGGCGTCCTCACCCGGCCGATGCCCGGTGAGCGCACTCGCAGGCCGGCTCGCCAAGGACCTGCCGGGCACCGGCGGCCGCGCCGGCACATCGACCGCAGACGCGTCAAGGTCCACCAGCAGCTGAAGGGCCGGTGGCCCAACCGTCGCGAACCGCGCCTGCCCGGCACACCCTCCGCCAGGCCGAGGTTTGACGCGCGGGGGACAGAGCACCACCGGCATTCGGACTGA
- a CDS encoding NAD(P)-dependent oxidoreductase, whose protein sequence is MKIVLFGASGNIGRPTTEELLRRGHTVTAVTRAGHIDGLGHKALTVTTGDVTDPAAVAGLAASHDAVLSAVGPRIGQENDRATIVGAARALIDGLRRAGVTRLVTIGGAGSLRTPTGARVMDDPDFPALWKANAEAQSEALDLYRGVHDLDWTYVSPAAVIGAGERTGAYRSAGDTLLTDDDGNSRISYADYAIALADTIESGTAIRRRITVAY, encoded by the coding sequence ATGAAGATCGTCCTGTTCGGTGCCAGCGGCAACATCGGCCGGCCCACCACCGAGGAACTACTGCGTCGCGGCCACACCGTCACCGCGGTCACCCGAGCCGGCCACATCGACGGACTGGGGCACAAGGCCCTGACCGTGACCACCGGTGACGTCACCGACCCCGCGGCGGTCGCCGGACTCGCCGCCTCCCACGACGCCGTGCTCTCGGCCGTCGGCCCCCGGATCGGCCAGGAGAACGACCGCGCCACGATCGTCGGTGCCGCCCGTGCGCTGATCGACGGACTCCGCCGGGCCGGCGTCACCCGACTGGTCACCATCGGCGGTGCCGGTAGCCTGCGCACGCCCACCGGCGCCCGGGTCATGGACGACCCGGACTTCCCCGCGCTGTGGAAGGCCAACGCCGAGGCCCAGTCCGAAGCGCTCGACCTCTACCGCGGCGTGCACGACCTCGACTGGACGTACGTGTCGCCCGCCGCAGTCATCGGAGCGGGCGAGCGGACCGGGGCCTACCGCAGCGCCGGGGACACCCTGCTCACCGACGACGACGGCAACAGCCGCATCTCGTACGCCGACTACGCGATCGCCTTGGCCGACACGATCGAGAGCGGCACCGCGATCCGCCGCCGCATCACCGTGGCGTACTGA
- a CDS encoding MBL fold metallo-hydrolase — protein MTPTLSVRRLAWAGVEIRLGDTRLLIDPLENVAPLAPVMGPPHRPVDPVDTPPGTHALITHLHPDHYDHDLIARIAATGTIGCHTPSAAGLREAGITPVAQDLGRSRRIGELTVTSVTSLDWRGNDCDQVAWVVEGAGRRVIHCGDTQWHGSWWQIARDHGPFDVAFVPVNGVIAHFEGYAANVPATMTPEQGVEAAVALGAGTVCAMHYGLFHNPPFYTEQPDIEQRFQHAADERGITAAIVADGQPVL, from the coding sequence ATGACCCCCACCCTTTCCGTCCGCCGGCTGGCCTGGGCCGGCGTCGAGATCCGTCTCGGCGACACCCGCCTGCTGATCGACCCGCTCGAGAACGTCGCTCCGCTGGCGCCGGTGATGGGGCCGCCGCACCGGCCGGTCGACCCGGTCGATACCCCGCCCGGCACCCACGCCCTCATCACCCACCTGCACCCCGACCACTACGACCACGACCTGATCGCCCGGATCGCGGCCACCGGCACGATCGGCTGCCACACCCCCAGCGCGGCCGGGCTGCGCGAGGCGGGCATCACCCCCGTCGCCCAGGACCTGGGCCGGTCACGGCGCATCGGAGAGCTGACCGTCACCTCGGTGACCTCGCTGGACTGGCGCGGCAACGACTGTGACCAGGTCGCCTGGGTCGTCGAAGGCGCCGGCCGGCGGGTCATCCACTGCGGCGACACCCAGTGGCACGGCAGCTGGTGGCAGATCGCCCGCGACCACGGCCCGTTCGACGTCGCGTTCGTCCCGGTCAACGGCGTGATCGCCCACTTCGAGGGCTACGCGGCCAACGTCCCGGCGACCATGACCCCCGAGCAGGGCGTCGAGGCCGCCGTCGCACTCGGCGCCGGCACCGTCTGCGCCATGCACTACGGCCTGTTCCACAACCCGCCGTTCTACACCGAACAACCCGATATCGAGCAGCGCTTCCAGCACGCCGCCGACGAGCGCGGCATCACCGCGGCCATCGTCGCCGACGGCCAGCCCGTCCTGTGA
- a CDS encoding winged helix-turn-helix transcriptional regulator: MRTYGQYCGIAKALDTVGDRWTLLIVRELLALGPCRHTDLRNGLPGIASNLLVDRLRELEEAGLIHREAAPPPVATTLFSLTERGRTLEPVLRELSRWGVPLLREPGGNDTFRTHWLDMPARALTDHRPDQPAIALQLHADGNEDLVIEVKDGSVHTHAGRVDDPTASLTGPPHLLAATLLGDLDLSAAEQQGLRLSGEREAVMRILPR, encoded by the coding sequence ATGCGCACCTATGGGCAGTACTGCGGCATCGCGAAGGCACTGGACACCGTCGGCGACCGATGGACCCTGCTGATCGTCCGCGAACTGCTCGCCCTGGGTCCTTGCCGGCACACCGACCTGCGCAACGGGCTGCCCGGGATCGCCAGCAACCTGCTGGTCGACCGGCTCCGCGAACTCGAGGAAGCCGGCCTGATCCACCGCGAGGCCGCCCCGCCGCCGGTGGCCACCACCCTGTTCTCCCTCACCGAGCGTGGCCGCACGCTCGAGCCGGTGCTGCGGGAGCTGAGCAGGTGGGGCGTGCCGCTGTTGCGTGAGCCGGGCGGCAACGACACCTTCCGCACCCACTGGCTGGACATGCCCGCCCGGGCACTGACCGACCACCGCCCCGACCAGCCGGCGATCGCCCTGCAACTGCACGCCGACGGCAACGAAGACCTGGTCATCGAAGTCAAGGACGGCTCGGTGCACACACACGCCGGCCGGGTCGACGACCCCACCGCGTCACTGACCGGACCGCCGCACCTGCTGGCTGCGACTCTGCTCGGCGACCTCGATCTGAGCGCCGCAGAACAGCAAGGCCTGCGGCTCAGCGGCGAACGCGAGGCGGTAATGCGCATCCTGCCCCGCTGA
- a CDS encoding prolyl oligopeptidase family serine peptidase — MAATTRPYGSWPSPIDAGLAASLDGRPEYLGTVGPEVWWTEPRPREAGRRTLVRRRLTAAGPEITELPAPWNVRSRLTEYGGLPWAGAERPAGGPLLVFVHFADQRLYAYEPDAPGGPAPRPLTPLSRTGGGLRWADPVLRGDEVWCVLEEFTGPAPTDVRRVLAAVPLDGSAARSRGAVRELTDDRYRFTTGPRLSPDGRRAAWLVWDHPRMPWDGTELRVADVTEDGRLADAGTVLGGPDEAVAQVEWTAEGTLLAVSDRGGWWNPYGVDPRTGWAMNLCPREEEFGGPLWKPGLRWLAPLPGDTPTPHAAGSGAGLVAVLHGQGSSVLGILDPESGDLVDAAGPWTAWQPTLAVHGTRVYGVAASPRSAYEVVELDTATGHARAVGARRPDPVDPAYYPEPQSRTFLGPDNRQIHAHVYPPHHPAVRAAADELPPYVVWAHGGPTDHVPPVLDLHIAYFTSRGIGVVEVNYGGSTGYGRAYRERLREQWGVVDVEDCAAVARALAAEGTADPARLAIRGGSAGGWTAAASLAATDLYACAAIIYPVLDLLGFAEETHDLESRYIESLAGPPQTLAVLGRERSPLARADAITAPFVLLQGLEDPVCPPAQAERLLAALRDRSVPVPHAYVTFEGEGHGFRRADTLIRALEAELSLYAQVFGIERTDVPRLELSTG, encoded by the coding sequence ATGGCGGCGACGACCCGGCCCTACGGCAGCTGGCCCTCGCCCATCGACGCGGGGCTCGCCGCCTCCCTCGACGGGCGGCCCGAATACCTGGGCACGGTCGGCCCCGAGGTGTGGTGGACCGAGCCCCGGCCGCGGGAGGCCGGCCGCCGGACCCTGGTGCGCCGCCGCCTCACCGCCGCCGGCCCCGAGATCACCGAACTGCCCGCCCCGTGGAACGTGCGCAGCCGCCTCACCGAGTACGGGGGCCTGCCCTGGGCCGGGGCCGAGCGGCCCGCCGGCGGCCCCCTGCTGGTCTTCGTCCACTTCGCCGACCAGCGGCTGTACGCGTACGAGCCCGACGCGCCCGGCGGCCCCGCCCCGCGGCCCCTCACCCCGCTCTCCCGGACCGGCGGCGGCCTGCGCTGGGCCGACCCGGTGCTGCGCGGCGACGAGGTCTGGTGCGTGCTGGAGGAGTTCACCGGGCCCGCGCCGACCGATGTGCGCCGGGTGCTGGCCGCCGTACCGCTGGACGGCTCCGCCGCGCGGTCGCGCGGCGCGGTGCGGGAGCTGACGGACGACCGGTACCGCTTCACCACCGGCCCCCGGCTCTCCCCGGACGGCCGGCGCGCCGCCTGGCTGGTGTGGGACCACCCCCGGATGCCCTGGGACGGTACCGAGCTCCGCGTCGCCGACGTCACCGAGGACGGGCGGCTGGCCGACGCCGGCACGGTGCTCGGCGGCCCCGACGAGGCCGTCGCCCAGGTCGAGTGGACCGCCGAGGGGACCCTCCTCGCGGTCAGCGACCGCGGCGGCTGGTGGAACCCGTACGGCGTGGACCCGCGGACCGGTTGGGCGATGAACCTCTGCCCGCGGGAGGAGGAGTTCGGCGGCCCGCTGTGGAAACCGGGGCTGCGCTGGCTCGCACCGCTCCCCGGAGACACCCCCACCCCGCACGCCGCGGGCTCGGGGGCCGGCCTCGTCGCCGTCCTGCACGGGCAGGGCTCGTCGGTGCTCGGCATCCTCGACCCGGAGAGCGGCGACCTGGTGGACGCCGCCGGACCGTGGACCGCCTGGCAGCCCACCCTCGCCGTGCACGGCACCCGCGTCTACGGGGTCGCCGCCAGCCCGCGCAGCGCGTACGAGGTGGTCGAGCTGGACACCGCCACCGGGCACGCCCGGGCGGTCGGCGCCCGGCGCCCGGACCCGGTGGACCCCGCCTACTACCCGGAGCCGCAGAGCCGCACCTTCCTCGGCCCCGACAACCGCCAGATCCACGCGCACGTCTACCCGCCGCACCACCCGGCCGTACGGGCCGCCGCCGACGAACTGCCCCCGTACGTGGTCTGGGCGCACGGCGGACCCACCGACCACGTGCCGCCCGTACTCGACCTGCACATCGCGTACTTCACCTCGCGCGGCATCGGCGTGGTCGAGGTGAACTACGGCGGCTCCACCGGGTACGGGCGCGCCTACCGCGAGCGGCTGCGCGAGCAGTGGGGCGTGGTGGACGTGGAGGACTGCGCGGCCGTGGCCCGCGCGCTGGCCGCCGAGGGCACCGCCGACCCCGCCCGGCTCGCCATCCGCGGCGGCAGCGCGGGCGGCTGGACGGCCGCGGCCTCGCTGGCCGCCACCGACCTGTACGCCTGCGCCGCGATCATCTACCCGGTGCTGGACCTGCTGGGGTTCGCCGAGGAGACCCACGACCTCGAATCCCGCTACATCGAGAGCCTGGCCGGGCCGCCGCAGACCCTGGCCGTACTCGGCCGCGAGCGTTCCCCGCTGGCCCGGGCCGACGCGATCACGGCCCCCTTCGTCCTGCTCCAGGGGCTGGAGGACCCGGTGTGCCCGCCGGCCCAGGCGGAGCGGCTGCTCGCCGCGCTGCGGGACCGGTCGGTGCCGGTGCCGCACGCGTACGTGACCTTCGAGGGCGAGGGCCACGGCTTCCGCCGGGCGGACACCCTGATCCGCGCACTGGAGGCCGAACTCTCCCTGTACGCGCAGGTCTTCGGCATCGAACGCACCGACGTCCCACGGCTGGAGCTGAGCACCGGCTGA
- a CDS encoding M20/M25/M40 family metallo-hydrolase, translating to MCAINAEGPAGAVDALDRADAVDRAALDEAVEFTSGLIRIDTTNRGGGDCRERPAAEYVAERLAGAGLEPLLLERTPGRTNVVARIEGTDPSAEALLVHGHLDVVPAEAADWSVDPFSGEVRDGVVWGRGAVDMKNMDAMVLAVVRAWARAGVKPRRDIVIAYTADEEDSAVDGSGFLADRHPHLFDGCTEGISESGAFTVHTGPGGRALYPIAAGERGTAWLKLTAHGTAGHGSKPNRANAVTRLAAAVARIGEHEWPVRLTDTVTACITELAALQGLSVDPHRPGLDLDELLDRLGPAGALVRATVRNSANPTMLSAGYKLNVIPEHATAHVDGRTVPGGEAEFAATLDALTGPDVHWEFHHREVALQAPVDGRTYGILRESVERFDPAGHVVPFCMAGGTDAKQFSRLGITGYGFSPLKLPPGFDYWALFHGVDERVPVEALHFGVRVLDHALRTL from the coding sequence ATGTGCGCAATCAACGCCGAGGGCCCCGCCGGCGCCGTCGACGCGCTGGACCGGGCGGACGCGGTGGACCGGGCGGCTCTCGACGAGGCCGTCGAATTCACCTCCGGTCTCATCAGGATCGACACCACCAACCGGGGCGGCGGCGACTGCCGCGAGCGTCCCGCCGCCGAGTACGTCGCCGAGCGGCTCGCCGGGGCCGGACTGGAACCGCTCCTGCTGGAGCGCACCCCGGGCCGCACCAACGTGGTCGCCCGGATCGAGGGCACCGACCCCTCCGCCGAGGCCCTCCTCGTCCACGGCCACCTCGACGTGGTCCCGGCCGAGGCCGCCGACTGGAGCGTCGACCCCTTCTCCGGCGAGGTCCGGGACGGCGTGGTCTGGGGGCGCGGCGCCGTCGACATGAAGAACATGGACGCGATGGTGCTGGCCGTCGTACGCGCCTGGGCGCGCGCGGGAGTGAAACCGCGCCGGGACATCGTGATCGCCTACACCGCCGACGAGGAGGACAGCGCGGTCGACGGCTCCGGCTTCCTCGCCGACCGGCACCCGCACCTCTTCGACGGCTGCACCGAGGGCATCAGCGAGTCCGGCGCCTTCACCGTGCACACCGGCCCCGGCGGCCGCGCCCTCTACCCGATCGCGGCGGGGGAGCGGGGCACCGCCTGGCTGAAGCTGACCGCGCACGGCACCGCCGGCCACGGATCGAAGCCCAACCGGGCCAACGCCGTCACCCGGCTCGCCGCCGCCGTCGCGCGGATCGGCGAGCACGAATGGCCCGTCCGGCTCACCGACACCGTCACCGCCTGCATCACCGAACTCGCCGCCCTGCAAGGCCTGTCGGTGGACCCGCACCGTCCCGGCCTCGACCTCGACGAGCTCCTCGACCGCCTCGGCCCGGCCGGCGCCCTGGTCCGGGCGACCGTCCGCAACAGTGCCAACCCGACCATGCTCAGCGCCGGTTACAAGCTCAACGTGATCCCCGAGCACGCCACCGCCCATGTCGACGGCCGCACCGTGCCCGGCGGCGAGGCCGAGTTCGCCGCCACCCTCGACGCCCTCACCGGACCCGACGTGCACTGGGAGTTCCACCACCGGGAGGTCGCCCTCCAGGCCCCGGTCGACGGGCGGACGTACGGGATCCTGCGCGAGTCGGTCGAGCGGTTCGACCCGGCCGGGCACGTGGTCCCCTTCTGCATGGCGGGCGGCACCGACGCCAAGCAGTTCTCCCGCCTCGGCATCACCGGCTACGGCTTCTCCCCGCTCAAGCTGCCGCCCGGCTTCGACTACTGGGCCCTCTTCCACGGCGTGGACGAGCGGGTCCCCGTCGAGGCCCTGCACTTCGGCGTCCGGGTCCTCGACCACGCACTGCGGACCCTGTGA
- a CDS encoding M55 family metallopeptidase, translated as MKILISADMEGATGVTWPADVLPGTPQWERCRVMFTSDVNAAVLGFYDGGADQVVINEAHWTMRNLLLEKLDARAEMLTGRHKTLSMVEGVQHGDVDGVAFVGYHTGAGSEGVLAHTYLANSITGVWLNGTRASEGLLNAHVVAEYGVPVILVTGDDLTCVDAAGYAPGAATVAVKDHVSRYAAVCRTPARTAADIRAAAKEATALAVRREPVRGGPFTVELEFDAAHLAMAATVVPGVERSGERKVAYSTGTMYEGIRAFKAVTTVVSAAVEEQYG; from the coding sequence ATGAAGATCCTCATCTCCGCCGACATGGAAGGCGCCACCGGCGTCACCTGGCCCGCGGACGTGCTGCCCGGAACCCCGCAGTGGGAACGCTGCCGCGTGATGTTCACCTCCGACGTCAACGCCGCCGTACTCGGCTTCTACGACGGCGGGGCCGACCAGGTCGTCATCAACGAGGCGCACTGGACCATGCGCAACCTGCTGCTGGAGAAGCTCGACGCCCGCGCCGAGATGCTCACCGGCCGCCACAAGACCCTCTCCATGGTCGAGGGCGTCCAGCACGGCGACGTCGACGGCGTCGCCTTCGTCGGCTACCACACCGGGGCCGGCTCCGAGGGGGTCCTCGCCCACACCTACCTCGCCAACTCCATCACCGGGGTCTGGCTCAACGGGACCCGCGCCAGCGAGGGGCTGCTCAACGCCCACGTCGTCGCCGAGTACGGGGTCCCCGTCATCCTGGTCACCGGCGACGACCTCACCTGCGTCGACGCCGCCGGATACGCCCCGGGCGCCGCGACCGTCGCCGTCAAGGACCACGTCTCGCGCTACGCCGCCGTATGCCGGACCCCCGCCCGCACCGCCGCAGACATCCGCGCCGCCGCGAAGGAGGCCACCGCCCTCGCCGTGCGCCGCGAACCCGTCCGCGGCGGCCCCTTCACGGTGGAGCTGGAGTTCGACGCCGCCCACCTGGCGATGGCCGCGACGGTGGTCCCGGGCGTGGAGCGCAGCGGGGAGCGCAAGGTCGCGTACAGCACCGGGACGATGTACGAGGGGATCCGGGCCTTCAAAGCGGTCACGACGGTCGTCTCGGCGGCCGTGGAGGAGCAGTATGGCTGA
- a CDS encoding SRPBCC family protein, with protein sequence MAQVEATTERIIAADAETVFDALADYTGTRGKLLPEHFSEYEVREGGDGEGTLVHWKLQATSKRVRDCLLEVTEPTDGQLVEKDRNSSMVTTWVVTPAGEGKSKAVVTTVWNGAGGIGGFFERTFAPKGLGRIYDTLLENLATEVER encoded by the coding sequence ATGGCGCAGGTCGAGGCCACCACGGAGCGGATCATCGCGGCCGACGCGGAGACCGTGTTCGACGCGCTGGCGGACTACACCGGGACCCGCGGGAAGCTGCTGCCCGAGCACTTCAGCGAGTACGAGGTGCGCGAGGGCGGCGACGGCGAGGGCACCCTGGTCCACTGGAAGCTCCAGGCCACCAGCAAGCGCGTCCGCGACTGCCTGCTGGAGGTCACCGAGCCCACCGACGGCCAGCTGGTGGAGAAGGACCGCAACTCCTCCATGGTCACCACCTGGGTGGTCACCCCCGCCGGCGAGGGCAAGTCCAAGGCCGTGGTCACCACCGTGTGGAACGGCGCCGGCGGCATCGGCGGCTTCTTCGAGCGCACCTTCGCGCCCAAGGGCCTCGGCCGGATCTACGACACCCTGCTGGAGAACCTGGCCACCGAAGTGGAGCGCTGA
- a CDS encoding Rv2578c family radical SAM protein, producing the protein MRWENLTEGSGGPAALFGADAVVTRTVDTPEFRGITFHEVRARSIVNRVPGASRMPFEWTVNPYRGCSHACVYCFARKTHSYLDLDTGIGFDSQIVVKTNAPDLLHRELGSPRWSGAHIAMGTNVDCYQRAEGRYRLMPGIIEALRDHANPFSILTKGTLILRDLPLLRQAAGAAEVGISVSVGFTDPGLWRTVEPGTPSPAARLAAVRTLTDAGIECGVLMAPVIPFLGDSPEQLRATVRAVAEAGATSVTPLVLHLRPGAREWFTAWLGAHHPHLVPRYERMYAGGSYAPTWYQRRITRQVHELAAEFGIGPSRRGASRAIVTPERPEDPAPAGATQLSLL; encoded by the coding sequence ATGCGCTGGGAGAATCTGACCGAGGGCTCCGGCGGCCCCGCCGCGCTGTTCGGGGCCGACGCCGTCGTCACCCGCACCGTCGACACCCCCGAATTCCGGGGGATCACCTTCCACGAAGTGCGCGCGCGGTCGATCGTCAACCGGGTGCCCGGCGCCTCGCGCATGCCGTTCGAATGGACCGTGAACCCGTACCGGGGGTGCAGTCACGCCTGCGTGTACTGCTTCGCCCGCAAGACCCACAGCTATCTCGACCTCGACACCGGCATCGGCTTCGACTCGCAGATCGTCGTCAAGACCAACGCCCCCGACCTGCTGCACCGCGAGCTCGGCTCACCCCGCTGGTCCGGCGCACACATCGCCATGGGCACCAACGTCGACTGCTACCAGCGCGCCGAGGGCCGCTACCGGCTGATGCCCGGGATCATCGAGGCGCTGCGCGACCACGCCAACCCCTTCTCGATCCTCACCAAGGGCACGCTGATCCTGCGCGACCTCCCCCTCCTGCGCCAGGCGGCGGGCGCCGCCGAGGTCGGCATCTCGGTCTCCGTCGGCTTCACCGACCCCGGGCTCTGGCGGACGGTCGAGCCGGGCACCCCGTCCCCCGCCGCCCGACTGGCCGCCGTACGCACCCTGACCGACGCCGGGATCGAGTGCGGGGTGCTGATGGCCCCGGTGATCCCCTTCCTCGGGGACTCCCCGGAGCAGCTGCGGGCGACGGTGCGCGCCGTGGCCGAGGCCGGCGCGACCTCCGTGACACCCCTGGTACTCCATCTGCGGCCCGGGGCGCGCGAGTGGTTCACGGCCTGGCTGGGCGCCCACCACCCCCACCTGGTCCCCCGGTACGAGCGGATGTACGCGGGCGGGTCCTACGCGCCCACCTGGTACCAGCGCCGGATCACCCGCCAAGTCCACGAACTCGCGGCCGAATTCGGCATCGGCCCGTCGCGCCGGGGAGCGTCGCGCGCCATCGTCACCCCGGAGCGCCCGGAGGACCCCGCGCCCGCCGGGGCCACCCAGCTCAGCCTCCTGTGA
- a CDS encoding alpha/beta hydrolase — MLHPLKKRAAVLLSLSTVAATVAAALASPVTAAPAAPADPAAPAQAQAALRWAECATPSQPRLQCASLKVPLDHARPGGRQIALALTRVPHSGPTSQGPLLVNPGGPGGSGRSLAAYVASALPKEVAAQYDVIGFDPRGVGRSEPALDCADSHFKPVRPDSVPLDAATERANLDRVRSFAESCGSRHADVLPYIDTVSAARDLEVLRGALGAERISYFGYSYGTYLGAVYAKLHPGRVHRLVLDSVVDPGGVWYEDNLAQDLAFDARHKAFLAWVAQYDATYQLGTDPAAVERRWYAMRDALRESPADGRVGPAELEDTFMPGGYFNGYWPLLAEAFSAYSVRKDPKPLASAYGRLGAVEAAAGNGYSVYTAVQCRDSAWPKDWNQWRADMWRTHAKAPFMTWNNAWYNAPCAFWPTEALRAPDVTNADLPPALLLQATEDAATPFEGALSMREKLSGSALVVEEGGGNHGVSLSGNKCLDEKVAAYLATGRASDATCPAQPAPKPATATRAVPPSAGGAALHGLLGFRG, encoded by the coding sequence ATGCTCCACCCCTTGAAGAAGCGCGCTGCTGTCCTGCTGTCGCTCTCCACCGTCGCCGCGACCGTCGCCGCCGCCCTCGCGAGCCCGGTCACGGCCGCGCCCGCCGCCCCGGCCGATCCGGCCGCCCCGGCGCAGGCGCAGGCGGCGCTGCGCTGGGCCGAGTGCGCGACCCCGTCGCAGCCCAGGCTCCAGTGCGCGTCCCTCAAGGTGCCCCTCGACCACGCCCGCCCGGGCGGGCGGCAGATCGCCCTCGCCCTGACCCGGGTCCCCCACTCCGGCCCCACCTCCCAGGGCCCGCTGCTGGTCAACCCCGGCGGCCCGGGCGGCAGTGGCCGCAGCCTGGCCGCGTACGTCGCCTCCGCCCTCCCCAAGGAGGTGGCCGCCCAGTACGACGTGATCGGCTTCGACCCCCGGGGCGTCGGCAGGAGCGAGCCGGCCCTGGACTGCGCGGACAGCCACTTCAAGCCCGTCCGGCCGGACTCGGTGCCCCTGGACGCGGCGACCGAGCGGGCCAATCTGGACCGGGTGCGGTCCTTCGCCGAGTCCTGCGGGTCCCGGCACGCGGACGTGCTGCCGTACATCGACACCGTCTCGGCCGCCCGCGACCTCGAGGTGCTGCGCGGCGCCCTCGGCGCGGAGCGGATCAGCTACTTCGGCTACTCCTACGGGACCTACCTCGGCGCGGTGTACGCCAAGCTGCACCCGGGGCGGGTGCACCGGCTGGTCCTGGACTCCGTGGTCGACCCGGGCGGCGTCTGGTACGAGGACAACCTCGCCCAGGACCTCGCCTTCGACGCCCGCCACAAGGCGTTCCTGGCCTGGGTGGCCCAGTACGACGCCACCTACCAACTGGGCACCGACCCGGCGGCGGTCGAGCGGCGCTGGTACGCGATGCGGGACGCGCTGCGCGAGAGCCCGGCGGACGGCAGGGTGGGGCCGGCGGAGCTGGAGGACACCTTCATGCCGGGCGGCTACTTCAACGGCTACTGGCCGCTCCTCGCCGAGGCCTTCTCGGCGTACTCCGTGCGCAAGGACCCGAAGCCGCTGGCGAGCGCCTACGGGCGGCTCGGCGCGGTGGAGGCGGCGGCGGGCAACGGCTACAGCGTCTACACGGCGGTGCAGTGCCGGGACTCGGCCTGGCCGAAGGACTGGAACCAGTGGCGCGCCGACATGTGGCGCACCCACGCCAAGGCGCCGTTCATGACCTGGAACAACGCCTGGTACAACGCGCCGTGCGCGTTCTGGCCGACGGAGGCGCTGCGCGCGCCGGACGTGACCAATGCGGATCTCCCGCCGGCCCTGCTGCTGCAGGCGACGGAGGACGCTGCGACCCCGTTCGAGGGGGCGCTCAGCATGCGGGAGAAGCTCTCGGGTTCGGCCCTGGTGGTCGAGGAGGGCGGCGGCAACCACGGCGTCTCCCTGAGCGGCAACAAGTGCCTGGACGAGAAGGTGGCGGCCTACCTGGCGACGGGCCGGGCCTCGGACGCCACCTGCCCCGCCCAGCCGGCTCCGAAGCCGGCCACGGCCACCCGCGCCGTGCCCCCGTCGGCGGGCGGCGCGGCCCTGCACGGCCTGCTCGGCTTCCGGGGATGA